ATACCTTTTGAATTTACTTGTAATTGTGTGTGATGTGTAGGGGAATTCTTGGGATATTTTGCTGGGGCAAATATACTAATGGAGTATGTGTTCTCAAACGCTGCCGTGGCAAGGAGCTTCACAGAATATTTGAGCATTGCATTTGGAGAAAATGATCCAAATGTGTGGAGAGTGGAAGTCCCTGGCTTGCCAAAGGATTATAACATGCTGGATTTTCCAGCAGTGGCTCTCATTCTTATTCTCACTCTCTTCTTGTGTCATAGGTTTGattgatatattaatttaactGTTACTaattctataatatttttttctcttctgctTGGAATATGTGGTTTTGGCTATGATGCTATCTGCTTATTATCAGTTTTTAGTCATCTAAATTTCATTGgataaacatttaaatatattatcctGTTATGTGACAACTAACAAACTACTTTATTACCTATTTGgcttttgttttttaatcataatGCTGAACcattaattatttacaattttattttaatgtttgtcAAGGTTTAGTGGAATTTTGAAAGTGcttgttttaattattcttctttttttattgttattttcttgtTGATTGCAGTACAAAGGAAAGCTCCATGTTGAACCTCATTATGACAGcctttcatattattttctttggATTCATCATAATCGCTGGTTATTGCAATGGAAGTGCCAAAAACTTGGTTTCTCCAAAAGGACTAGCTCCTTTTGGTGCTAGAGGTGTTCTTGATGGAGCAGCAATAGTCTACTTCAGTTATATAGGCTATGACTCAGCTTCAACCATGGCTGAGGAGGTTACAGACCCTTTTAAGAGCCTACCCATTGGAATTGTGGGTTCAGTTCTTATAACCACTTTGCTTTATTGCCTAATGGCTCTGTCTTTGTGCATGATGGTTCCTTACAACAAGGTCAGCACTCGgtagttttttttatcgattgttagttaaatatatagtttttgCTAGTGTAAGAAATTCAAATCCACGATCTTTCTTCGACCATCATTATAACATTATAACTCCTTCAGTAATCAGTAGTATATCAAACAATTAGTGGCATATATATGAAGCCTCTCAATTCCTTAGTTTCTAGTAAGAATGAATTGGAGCCTAACTTTACGAATCATATAGTataatatttgttgtgttaatGATAAAGCTAATTAATTACTATGTGGCTTAATATAGATATCAGAGAAAGCATCATTTTCAATAGCTTTTCTGAAAATTGGTTGGAATTGGGCAAGCAACCTTGTTGGGGCAGGTGCAAGTTTGGGAATAGTGGCTTCTCTCTTGGTTGCCATGTTAGGCCAAGCAAGATACCTTTGTGTTATAGGAAGGGCACGGCTTGTGCCATCTTGGTTAGCCAAAGTGCATCCTTCAACCGGCACACCATTGAATGCCACGGTCTTTTTGGGTAAGCAAATTTGTTTATGTGTCTTAATTTGGTGTGTAGTTTATGtcttaattatgaaaaaagctCAAGCCATTATATATACTAGGTTCGGCTATTTGaacttttttgtgttttttctctAGAAGAATCGTAGATATTTCAACATGCACTTTTCTATAAATGTTTGGTTTACTAACACACTTGAGGATACGGAAACTGAtcacttttgatttttatgCATATAATGAGTAGTGATACGGAAAATGATGACTCAGTATTGATCTGCAATAAAATAAGTTGTAATTTGGGCTAGTAATTAATTAAGGCATTTGTTTAGTGAAGaatcacatatttaaattttggttcAATCAAATAACGACATGTTCATTATTAGCATAAGTACTTTATAATGTCTTTTCACGTTTCTTAATATGCTATGTTTCTCTAAAGTTCAGTATCAGGATGACTTTGAGTCACCTAAAAGATCAGATATATTAATTACGACGGGATAACTAacagttagttttttttaatatgtagttATTTACACTCTATTTTtaatacttaataattttttaaccacCTTACATTAAATAGTCGGCGTTTAGTATCAAACTTCTTATGTGTGCTTTAATTTTTGCTATTCACCTTCATTGCCTAGCATGGTTCTCTCTCATTCACGATATATAAACTTCAATTTGAAGGACTTTTTGTCTTATCAGAATacttaatttaacttttatatctATAAAACATTATCTTAGTCTTTTCTCACTgcattaattgttgtatatagAAAGGGAGGTTTATGTATTCGGTTTTCAATAACTTTAGTCCACAGTTTTGGTTGAAACTATGTGTCGTCAatcaaattgtattttaattttttattaaaaaattaatagaatattTAAAGTGATAAGGAGAAATTCAAGTGATATAACCAActtgttccaaaaaaaaaaacagatatatAATCAATAGTAATtgaatacaattaatttttatcagttGAATATGAATAATTTAGCGTTTTATTAATGCCatgtttatctttaaatctatagataaataattaatagtgGCAgttatagatttaaaaaaatagatgctGGGATTCTTCTATTTAGTAGTATATACAACTCTGCAATACCTTCACCTCTCTTCTACGTACCTTAATTTTTCTTGTCACATCCTATTACTTATtccatctttcattttttttttatctttttgttattttatctttCACTGAATGTGTATATATACATCATGAGTATAAGAATATCAATTAATAGACATTGGTGAAAGTTTAATGACATATGATATGTTAATTTTTCTATGTcccaagttatatatatatatatatataaaaggttaTTGgtctttcaaaatttaaatatttaaaaaatatcaatttttttttctcaaatgcaATCAACAAGTGTAATATAGAAACAttcaactcatttttttcaaaaaaataaaataaaataatacagaTTACTGAATGTATTTTTAAGATATTGTTTTCTCAAAAGCTAAACCACAGCAGTGTTTTAAACTGCAGTCACAATAATTCTAAATAGtggtacataaaataaaattctaataaaacACCTCTCAAAGaaaatctaattaataaaacaatttaaaacatTATCTTTCCCCCAAACCCTTTAAAGACGCATGTCATAAGTTGGgatagtacttttttttttgagaaaatctaattaatatatccattaattgttaatatgtaaaaaaaaaacaacttcgaCATTAGTTAAGTTTCATTCATTAGTTCTAGTCTTGTACTACTCTCAAGTTAAACTGAACATAGAtgaacttttattttaactttacttgatgtattttctttaataattattaaaattaagccattatgttgattatgttttatatttttaatattaattttatgaacaAATGAAACGATGATTCAACATCTATATACTTGACTAGGTaataactttaattaaaaaaacttggcAAGATCGACACATACAAATGTCATGTCATGGaaacattatattaaaaaacaaaaacataagagAAGAAAGTGGAgattaattaactaaataaaaacaagaaaggTAAAGGGAAATGTGAAGGATACcataccatatatatataaataaatatttgttcttttgttgttgttattgatgtAGGACTTTGCACAGCAACAATTACACTATTCACCGAGCTTGACATTATAATTGAGTTGATTAGCATCGGCACACTGTTGGTGTTCTACATGGTAGCCAACGCTCTTATATACCGTCGATATGTAATCACTAGCCATGCCCCACCTACGCACACTCTCGTTTTCCTCTTTCTCCTTTCCCTAAGTGCACTATGCTTCTCCCTTGCGTGGAAGTTCAAGCAGCAATGGTGGGTTCTCCTACTTTTTGGCGGGTTTATGATCGCCATCACTGCCTTCTTTCAACACGTGGTACTTACTACGACTACTACTATTCATTGGTCCGTGCCATTCATGCCATGGCCACCCGCCATGTCCATCTTCCTTAACGTTTTCCTCATGACAACCCTCAAAATCCTCTCTTTCCAACGATTTGCCATATGGGCATGTCTCATTACAATCTTCTACGTGCTCTATGGCGTCCACAACACTTATGAGGCTGAGGAGACTGAGAATGAAGTGGATTCAAGTGTAAACAACTTGCATACCAAGGTAGAAATTATTCAAGTGCACTAATTGAAGCAATCAAATTCAATTGggccaaaaataagaaaataatattatgtagCTAagtacatttaatttaatttaatttgtgggAAAGAGACAGATGGGGATATTCTAAAGGAATGTTGCAATATATTGGTGATGAACTCTTCAAGCAACAATGATTCTTTTTAGTAGTAGTGGGAAACATTGAATTGAGTTCAAGTCCAATCTGGCCGGGCGCAATCTGCAGTCTTTTGAATAGTACTACTACTGAAGAAATCACTTGTTGAATTGTATCGATGTTATGTCATTTCGGTAGCACGTCAAAAGTGAAATGTGGTGGGTCAAAATCATGAGGTTGAATTAGTTTAGCAATCTCTTCAGTATCTTTGGAAAAGATGGGTTGAATTAAGGACCAAGCTATATATATGCCAACCTATAAAATTCCTTACATGGGGCATAAAAGTGTATATATATCAGCCTTGTATTCctcttattaattattagtactagtattattgttgttgtatgtCCACTTGGTTActgattttttctttctcactttattttttcttctggaTAATTAAGAACATTACTGTCATCACTAGGCCTTATTAATTTCTTTCACCATATTCTCCATACGTACAAAGCCATCTTATACAGTACTGACGAGTagaaaaggaagcaaggaaataatgagattttaaaatattgacaaCAAAATACATGTGAAATCACAATGGaacaacataattaataagTGAGAGAGAACCCttagttattatataaatgCATAATCATAATAAAACGTCCTAGAAATCTTTATAAatgacccttttttttttatggaaaaaagtGGTAGAACGGTGATCTTAACGATAAAGTTGGACCCGGGAAGTCTTTTTGATCTCTAGGGGAAGGAGGGCGAGTTCTTCCAAGCTCTTACATATATTATTACATGTACTTTCTTAAGAAGGTTTATACTTGATTTTTTCTGTCAACTATTTTGTATATGTTTTGGTATGCCCAAAAAGTCTTGTATCTGTTAAGGACTAAAAGCTAAGGACAatgtataaacattttttttttaactctccGAAACCATTTTTAGGGACAAAATTGTGATGATTCATTGAACATCAGAGACAATACTTCAAACGTGGTGATAGGAGGATTAAGTGATATTACTGGCActgcaaaaaaaaagtaatattattgGCCTTTACAATGTAGGATTAGGTGAATTTTTCGTACATGTACATGTACCATATAGATGCAGGTCATGCGGACTGTACCAGGACATTTTGTATATGGCATTGGGTGGACACTTGATGCTTAATTGCAAAACCTGAATCTATTATCAATGAATTTTCTTAgcttatccaaaaaataaagaacataaattttaataattttaccatttaaaagtttttcaatttggaacgTACAGGTGGCATGTCATTTGGTGCGCACCACACACAAAGTTAGGTATATGAATATTTGAGGCTGCCAGAATCTTAATCGTACGAAGACAGACTTGTGTCTTCAAATGGAAATAGGTACGAATAAGTGAAATTTCCGAATGCTTGGCGCTTTTCattcttataagttataacttcAACTGTACATTTTAGGAAAATGTTAAACTGGAGGAAGAAATAGataaagaaaagagagagagagaaagaaattgaTAATTGTAGCAAATGATTGCAACAATTTGGATCCTCTCTATTTCCATTCTCTTATGTCAAGATCATGCAAGCTACATTTAAACTCGTATATATTATGCAGTAATTGGAGAGGCAAGAGAAACCGTTGAGATCTTGGATGAAgagatttttttatctttagaaTTCGAAGATATtgaattaaatcttttattatCAGTGACAAATAATGTGTTGAAAAAATgaagagaagtgaaaatgagataGAACAAAAGTTGAACAGTGGCTATGGATTCTACTCCAAATAATCAGTGTCCTTGTTCTGCTGGGGGAGATgccaaaataatagtaatagtaaAATAGATAACATAGTTGACTTTGTGGTTTCACTGATTTATTTGTAATGTGTTTTGCTGAGTTACCGTTAGAATGTGAAGCGTAATTCTCGTAACTACCTCTGAGAAATGTCGGGAACTATAACAAAAGAATATTTTGAAGGATAAAActtacatgtaaaaaaaaaaaccttacatacatacaattttttatatttaagttttgtgCTATTTTTAAATCTTTGTTACGAGGCTTTATCTTGCCTGATAAATGGGTTTAGGACTTAGAAGACATATTaggtttataaataatttatataataatatttcttgtatatatttttttcatcacatcattattatatttcatatttatttttctttttctttttccctttggGTTGTAAAATTCACTATATATGAGTTGTtgtacaaataatatttttcaataaaaatgaaaataattgtaaaagtataacaatatatattgtcaattattttCCACAAGTACAATGCTGATCACATACCTTGTAATCTCAAAAAGAGTGACATattcctctaattttgtgttCTATAATATAGTAGGAGTGTCACCTTTTCAATATACTCATTCGATCAATATCAATGACATCCAGAAATGATAGAGAGATGACATAGCCGCTCATTCTAGGTTTTCTTTTATAACCTCCTTAACctaattcataattaatcatATCAATGTTGATCACCCATTAAACTCTTATTGGATCAAACCCTAATCCAGAAGAATATAATAAAagccattatttatttttagtactTTTAGTGATTAAACTGGATTGCTTTTTAATTTGTGCAATTCATTCGTAATTATCCCATATATttattcctttttgttttccCCCTCAAATTCTCTTTTCCAACTATAAATAGGAAAATAGTCTAAAATAATTGTCGGTTTTTCTTAATAACTTTTCCTTTTTGGtcctttgaattattatttcatGTACTTTTCTTCTTGTGTAGTATTTGTTTGCTTCCTCCATTTTGTCTTATTCACATTCACCCGTTATCACTCTCCCAAGCTGCACTTGCTGTGTTCACTGCACCACTCTAAGGCCACCACTTCAACATGGTCGTTCCGGGAGACAAGCTTTTTTGCTTCCCACTACAATTCATGTACTGCATGCCTCTGCAGTGgacacattttgtttttttagtagacACTCGGCtccttcaaaataattattcaacgtattattttggtttattgaaaatttaaaattactaaataATCTTTTGAGGTTATATGTGTGAAATGCTACCACCAAAGGATGTCCCTTATTCTAATTAAATCAAATGTCACAGTTCAACTCCAAATTACAGGCAACCTGTTAAGTACTTGAATAAAAAGTTTTgtcatgtataataattttatctaactTGAACATGATTATCTTCAGTAGAAAATATAcgtgatttaaaacaaaaaaatacatgtaaaatgcttcaatttttttatttttttcaatgcaTAATTagacatcaaattaatttttttagaatttaattaactACATATTTAGTTCAAACTATTttagagaaataatttttttttaatttgttcaggaaatcttaaaaaaaataatcaattaattttttacacttCAAGTGTGACAAATGTGTTTCAGTGGACGCTTTTTCTGGATGAAATTATTTACTGTTTCACACATATATGGAACACGTTCAGGAACGCACCACCGCATATACAAAGAGGATGGACTCTGAAACCCAGGATTCTTTTGCATGAAGTGTCAGAAATCCATCTTATGGGAGAGAAAATTTTACCATTTGTGTAGGATATTCAGCTATTCTGCTATAGGAGAGAATTTATTGGAGGTGGGGTAGGTTGTCCACCTTACTGATCTTTGAATGAGTTTGGAAGCAGAAACAGCAAACTGGTAGATTGTTCTGGAGTGAACATAATAACCTAAGTGCTCGATGCTCATTGTTTGCCAATTCAACAAGTGAATCATATTGACTGTCATCAGAGACCAATAGATTTGCATTATTTCTCTTAAATAATTGGGATATTCATGAACTTGCAATCCAGTGGAATTCTGTGTTAATTTGCATCAAATACCctacataataaatttaaatggtctTACCTGTCcagatattttttatggtatGCTTGTACGTACGTGTAACCATATAAAGATACAAAATGATTATAtacaataagataaaaaattggTTATGTTGACTTGAATATGTAAAAAAAGGCTATTAATATTGAAAGTATTAATGAGGATAATAGATCGTTAGGTTTGTACTCTAAATATAGCTAGTAGTGTACCAATATGGTATAACATGTACATTGGTAGATAATATTATCACTTAAGTATATGGTCATGAGTTTAATCTCTTGCTtatgtgtataaaaaaatatttattagaagaaATCAACTCCTTAAATGAATCCTAATGATTGAAAGATTAGTTTATAACTTTCGATCAAGGGATATTTTGATTCATACCATAACTAATCGTATGAAAAGGGATAATTTTAGACCATTATCTATCTATAATCTTGACAAATCTCTCATATGAcacattcaaatttttttaatttaaaaaataatttataacactTGATTATGTATTACATTAAAATTTGTCAGAATCATGAACTTAAGTGGTACTATAGAATCAcctaataatttgtattaaaaaattatataagacaAAAAACGATTTTAGACAAAGTTGGTATGGTGAATCTCATAGTAAATAAAATCTCTGAAGTTTTGGTTCATAACGAGCTGAATGACAATGTGTGTGATTCTAAGattgtatatataattgttttttctttgtatttagagatgtgtttttcttttccttagataaaaaataataattcaacatTACAGAGAGACATTTATATGGAATATGTTGATCTTTAaccttttttgaaaattaatcaaCATGCTATTGCAAATAGAAATATCTTTTGCGTGTAtcgttatattttcttttgttattcaaTTCGTATTAATTTAATGctgttttaataattaatgtatttttttattcatttgaaaAGAGGATATTATATGAAGCatattataagattaatttgcttccatttttatatttatgcattATGTCGCTTTTCttaattatctatttaaatttatttagttattattatactagctacttttttggtttttttcttcttttttttatgttctatatcaacaatttttatttatttgaataattatttttctaatcgtgatttttttacatattaacacttaatttatatacattttcatacttttatacttattatttaaataaaactccaccttgaattaaaaaaaatgcaaaaggaTGAGGAAGATATGTTAGGAATTTTAAAGCAAGCAAAAACTTGAATGATGATTAGTGGTAGATCAACGGTAGCTCTAGTAGGAGTTAACCACGAAATATCAAAACCTCAAAAGAAAGAATTTCAATGCTACAATTGTGGCATGAGAACACAATTGAAGAAACATTGTTGACACAAATAAGAATGCTTAGAAGATTCTTGAAGTAACTTTAATGATGTGTTGCCAGTACCTCAAACGatggataaatattttataatggaGCAACAGTTGGTTCTAAAGGCGTAAAACAAGTCAATGATATTTGGATAATGGATTTAGGTGCAACATAACATATGACTACACACTTAGGCTGGTGTTGTATAATTTGAAGCAAATACCAAGAGCATGACATTCTATGATTACATAATCTTGTTGCAAAATGGATATTTATTGGCACCAATTCTTAGTGAAATTATAAGTAGTTACAATGCTAGTATGGCCATGGATGATCTTAGCAtgattgatgatgatgatggattTAAGGTCAAAAGGAATAAGGATAAGActtgttgaaaaataaatatggcATAGTTTACTCTAGAGTGGAAAATACCGTGGGTtcacctaaaaaaaataatttgaggaATATCAACAATAAACATATCATCAAGGAGAAATTCACTTATATGCATTGAAGCAAGATCAAGAATGAGTGAACTAGGTGataattgtgaaatttgaatttaatttatagtcAATTTTAACTAagaatgattataattttttctttagtattgtatttaatgaaataatgaagaattTAATATCATTACATTTTGTGACCAGCAGGATTCAAAAGAAGATAATTTCaagtgttttgaaaaaaattgatgctaaacgtaaagaaaaagttttgaaaaaaatttaaagggaCAACTCACTTAACGCACAGACTAGTCTCATTGCACATCCTCGCTTAGCGGGCAAGCTTAGCGTGAAGAAATTCAAAGGCGCGCTTAGGACAAAATCCCGTGCTAAGTGCATGAcagtctcgctaagcccaaagatTAGTGCGCTCAGCCCGTGAGTTCGTGTGAATTTTAAGCTACCTTAAGCCAATAAAAGGAGTAGAAAGTAAAGGACAAAGACACATCGAGATTCAGAGCTCTCTATTAAATACACCTAAAGCCTGAACATCTCTCATAGGGAAAAATGATTGATTCACAAGCTTATGTTCTGAAGTTATTATTTGCATTTAatcctatttattttattgttcttgtcttttaatttcaaattattgcaattctttatctcttgcttACAGATTGGATATTTATCGACTAAAGTACAAAAAAATCCatatggattcgacactcgaacttttattttaacttttctaCTTCTGACAAATTGATACATTTGTCAACGAGTTAACACTAGGTTACTGCAAGCATCCCATATTAGGGAGGACATCaacacattttattaatttctatgTGAAAAATTTTCTTTGGTAGCTTTATGTGGATATggatgatcataacttttcatcttCTATTGTACGAAAAAGTATGATTTTTTTCAACAAACTTTGCCCTCTAAAACCACAAATGTTGTTAGTTGTCGCCCGAAGTTGTGTTCCACCACCAGAGAACCAATTTTCGGAATCCATGGGTTAATGAGAGGTTTAGACCTTAAAGCACACCTTCATAGTTTTGCGACAAAAGGCCAAGGTTAGCCCCAATAACTTAGAGAAgccaataatttaaaatcagGTTAAACttgattatgaattttaaaatcaagATAAAGTGGCCCTATATTTTCTCACCCATATCTCTAAACGAAGTCACAGTcttatcattttctcttttaatgatAAGAGATACGTTGTTATATGATAAGGGCTTATCTACATCCTGAAAAGGATGAATTAGTTTTTATGATGGACATAATATGATCCCTATACACATTAATTCCATCATTTGGAAAGTGTTCTAAGGCTGGAAGTATTCTATGCGTTGAAGGCTTCAAGCATTGCTTTTAAAGTTATGATCAGAGCTTAGTAATCCTAGTTAAATATATGTTCATTCATGACTATGATCACTAAAGTATTCTAAATGTTTgtcaatattataaattagtCTTATTATAAAAAGGAATGATGATAGTATTGTTTTccaattaaaataagaattttattttaataatctatGTTGGCCttattaatataaacttttattaCGTGCAATTTTAACGGAAAGACAACACTAAAGATTTATATCTTCGGAGGAGCTGCTGCATTTTGATGGTGAAACAATTTTATTACGTGCAATTTTAACGGAAGAGACCACCTTAAATGCAAGGTCAAAGTTGTTGGATCCTATTACATCCTAACATTTGATGGAACTTGCTGCCACGCTTAAGATGGTGAAGAACAGCCATCCAAGGATGAGAAGGCCTAATGAAATcctcataaaaaaattgtttattccTCCAATTCCACAAAAGTTACATATAGTATTGGCCCAAATTAAACCACGTTCCATTGTCACTGCTTCTATCTCCCCATAAAGAGATTTGTTTGGACCTAATGAAGAAGATTCCCAAACAAGAAAAGCACCAACTTATCAAGATCAACCAAATGACGCCAGAAAAGGGTAGTTAGTGGACAGTCCCTCTAAACCATGAATAATAGTCTCAGGTCTATCATTACAGCGTTTCAGATTACGGATCACTAATTAGTAATACCTTATTTAGCTATTTTAGACACAATTAATCATCAATCTTCCATAAGAAATTTGCAAAACAACAGTTGCAAACgctgaattttataaataaacacAGGCTTGACTTCGGAGCCAAATTAAGCAAAAACAAGCCAATAATAATCGtgtttttgaaaacaaagtCACCAAAAAAGTCTTCAGAGTACCTAATTGATGTAATTTAGTTAGTCATACACATTGAATTTGTGAggaaaaacttaaatttgattCCAACATAAATACATAATACATTCTTAAGAAGAAGAGATGAAGAGTTTAAATGTAACTAAAttctgaattaaaaattaattttatagtcaATTCAAGAAATCGAAACTTACAAAAATATCTCATGTTTTATTATGGAACCAAAAGGCGCAaggtgattaaaaaaataagtcttCACAATTGAATATTACTAATAGTgtacttgtgataaaattgcTGCAAttaatagtaatagtaatatatttaacattaaataagtttttatattgaGAAGTCAACTATGTGTAGAATAAGTTAGAAGTagaatattagtttttttgcattttaaCTTTGCATGGAAGTAACTTCTGCATTCCCTTTCGGTGAATCCTTTCCCACAAGTTACAGTGAGTAAATTAGCAAACATGCATCTAAGTGGGAGACAGAAAAATCATCGTCTTTGGTTAAAGCATAACAATATTCCTATAAAACCTTGAAACCAAAGAATTGTTTCAAGCTGAATTTGCTTTGGTATTAAAATTTTCATGGCCTTTATCGATTCTCCGCAACATCAAAGGAACGGGTTTTTTCAAAAGGGTCACGTTGACATTTTTCCAAACATCAGATTTTGTGGGGAGTGTAGAAATTTTCTCAGCAATGTGCATATCTTCTGGAAGAACAGAACCGAAGACAGTGAATTCCTTTTTCCATTCCCAATGGTTGGCAAGGCTTATAAAGAATTCTGGACCAGAACCAACCCAAGCAACTGAACCCCTTCTTATAGTGGGGCAATCTTCAATGGGAATTTTCTTGAATATGGTTCCTTCACCCCCTTGGGCTTCCAACGTTCCTTGAATCAATGCAAAAGGGGGACCAAAAGCAGCCTGAAAATATGAGGATTCATTTGCCATCATTGAACTCTAAAAACATGCACATGACATCGATAGAAATTCGATAGTCCTTTAATATCAAATGTATATTTCTGTTTAGGTCTTTAGACACAAGAATAAGGATAATATCTATAAATACAAAGTAAAAGTGCATAGTCAATAGTGTGATTTCTAACATTTACGTATGAAActgaaaactgaaaagaaaCTATAGGTTTTCGTTATGTAAGCATAGGAGAAGAGTCCAATTCAAAAGACTAGTTCACATGTAGGAGAGTCTGATGGCTTAAGTATTACACATATAAATTCAATGTGAGACACATAATATTGTCACCTCTTTTAAGAGTTAAAGTCCATGTCGACTTCACACTATCCACATTGACCCAATGgtattcttttttcctttgacgGCTTCACT
This region of Glycine soja cultivar W05 chromosome 17, ASM419377v2, whole genome shotgun sequence genomic DNA includes:
- the LOC114392287 gene encoding cationic amino acid transporter 6, chloroplastic-like is translated as MSNIHTATSSMKRLSSYLHSLSQTPHRLRKRMLATWTPEQEFNQVRHRSGADMKRKLKWHDLVALGVGGMLGVGVFVTTGSVALHHSGPSVFISYIIAGISALLSSLCYTEFAVQVPVAGGAFSYLRLTFGEFLGYFAGANILMEYVFSNAAVARSFTEYLSIAFGENDPNVWRVEVPGLPKDYNMLDFPAVALILILTLFLCHSTKESSMLNLIMTAFHIIFFGFIIIAGYCNGSAKNLVSPKGLAPFGARGVLDGAAIVYFSYIGYDSASTMAEEVTDPFKSLPIGIVGSVLITTLLYCLMALSLCMMVPYNKISEKASFSIAFLKIGWNWASNLVGAGASLGIVASLLVAMLGQARYLCVIGRARLVPSWLAKVHPSTGTPLNATVFLGLCTATITLFTELDIIIELISIGTLLVFYMVANALIYRRYVITSHAPPTHTLVFLFLLSLSALCFSLAWKFKQQWWVLLLFGGFMIAITAFFQHVVLTTTTTIHWSVPFMPWPPAMSIFLNVFLMTTLKILSFQRFAIWACLITIFYVLYGVHNTYEAEETENEVDSSVNNLHTKVEIIQVH